The DNA sequence CATCATAATCATGAAATCAAATGCAATAAACTTATCAATAAACAAGTTATTTACCTTCTTAACAGCCTCGAGTGGGTACTCTCCGTTTAATCGAGCATCCAAAACCTCGTGTACCTTGTTCGAATCCAGCTGTGGTAATGCCTGGTGTCTTATTAATTCAAAACTTAACATACATAGTAATAGTATACACTGAGAAACTAGAATTTATTGCTATGCTGCATACCCATGTGACAAGGTCTCCTTCTCCTAGTATTTCACTACCTGTCAAAAGCTCAAGGAGAATCACACCAAAGTTGTAAACAACGCCTCGCCCGTGATCAATCTTTAGTTTAGGATGGCTTATATCATCAGAAAAATAATCCAGACAGTAGCACTGAGCCCAAAGGTTAGGATGAATTATCTTAGCAGTTTCATCAtcacaaactaaaatattcCTGGAATTGATGTTATGATGGACCGATCCGTAGCTATGAATGTAGCATAATCCTCTGGCGACCCCAAGAGCAATATCGATTCATTGGGACCATGTCAAAGCCGGATATAGGTTTGTGCTTGAGCCTGTGCCTTGCTGTAAATGAAGGATGTCGTGCAGGGACCCTCGTGGAGCAAAATCATATGTCAAGACCTGCTGACGCCCACCCAAATTGTAAACAACAAGTTCGACAATGTTCTCATGCTCCAGCGAAGATAATGATTTTGAATCCTACAAAGCCATAGACATTCCAAATTGATAAACTTTTTTCATCCAAATAAgccaatatataatatagttattCCAAACCATTGCTCTACGTTCAAATTCACGATTAGATATGTAGTGGAGCCTTTCAATAGTTGCATCCTCTCCATTTTTCAGGATTCCTGCATATACATTATACGAGAGACTAAAACAATCATCATCAATGTCCCTTGTTACACCGAATAGAATGAAAGGGACATAGTCTTCTTTCATGGCAGTGGCAGAAAAGGCCTTTGACAGCTGATCAACTTCGACCTCGTTTTCATCCTTTGGTGTTAATCCTATGTCACCATAACCAGCCAAAACAAAGAATATCATTGCAACTTaaacatcaaatatttttaaaccATATATACATTGAAAGATATCACATTTACCAGATGGGCAATATTGTGACATTTGTGATGCTGACCCGTTCCTCCCCTGCTGTTCAAGGGCTGACTCAAGCTGCTCCACAACACGGCTCATTGTGAGTCGTTTCATCGGATCAGGATGCAAACAACTTTCAGCAACCCCAACATATGTATTGAGGCAATCTTCGGAGATATGTCCCTTCAAATTTGAAGCTACAATCTCGTCagcttttccatttcggatATTTTCTTGAGCCCATATGCTCATACACACCTCATCCTCTGCAAGCTTTTCCTCAACCGCGGGTCTCCCACTCAATACCTCCAACAATATTATACCAAACGCGTAAGTGTCACTTCCCTTTGTAAGGAAACCCGTGGTAAAATCACTTTGATCAAAATACCCAAACGAGCCCTTAACACTTGTCAACCCAAAATCCGAAACCTTAACTGTGAAATCTTCATCTAAAAGGATGTTAGTAGGCTTGACAGCACCGTGTATGATGGAGCAATCAGAGTGGAGATAGTCCAAACCTCGCCCTGCTCCAGTACATATCTCAANNNNNNNNNNNNNNNNNNNNNNNNNNNNNNNNNNNNNNNNNNNNNNNNNNNNNNNNNNNNNNNNNNNNNNNNNNNNNNNNNNNNNNNNNNNNNNNNNNNNTCATTCCACGAGAGAGTAGACCCGCCATTGCTATCACTTGATAGCTTGTGGAGGTGATCTGCTAGCGTTCCATTCCACATGTACTCATAAACAAGAATCCTCTCTCCCTGATCATTACAGTACCCAATAAGAGAGACTAGATTGTCATGTCGGAACTTACTTAGTGTTTCAATCTCCGCCGCAAACTCTGCCTGGCCTAGACTCGGATTTGATGCTAGCCGTCGCTTTATGGCCACAGCAGTTGTCCTTTTATTATCAATGAAGCCTTTGTAGACTTTACCAAAGCCACCCTTCCCAATCACATTCTCGTCGCTGAAATCCCCAGTGACTAAGTTAAGTTCAGCAAGTGAAAATCGACGGCAGAGATTCTCAGACGTTGATGATTTCATCGTTTCAGCTCAAGTTTGATTTACCAAAAGAAAGTAGATGAAGGAAACATGCATAACAATAACAGAGGAAGGTTTACTACTTTACTTGGTTTACTTGGTAGTTGATCAttttcaacataaaaaaatcaaaatgtacATCTCTAACAACCCACATTGGGCTATTATATTCACATGAAAATGATGTCTACAATTTTCTGTACATCGCAATTTGACAATTTGCAAGCTTTTCTTCGCTTTTATCACGCTCATTTATGTAGGATTAAAAGTAGcaatatttaacaaaaaatcatTAAGTAAAACTTTGGATTTTcatattactaatttaatatgtataactatctttcagttggtcaattaaatactctatccgtcccataaaagatgtcacacttgtaggatgacacgagattttagaatgttttgttttgtgtgttaaatgggaagagaaaatataatttttatattaatgagagagagaatttttttcaaaaatggaaatatgacttcttttgtgggacaaactaaaaaggaaagtgtgacatttttgtgggatggagggagtattaagtttgaactttctatttattgagagaccaaatagaaaataaagggtTTTGTAttctttataaatataagctaggATATAGTTCTTAAACGGCACAAAATCGTTTCCGGATTTATATATTCTTTCTGCAGCATATATACTAATAAGACGTCTCTGAATGTCCAAGACGAGCATAACAACTATTTGAGATAAGTGAATAAAGCAACTATGGGAATAAAGCAAGACAATTAGAGATaagtgaataaaaaaataagagaaattgaaaatattgatttttatcaAAAGAGAAATAACCCATTTAACTCCACAcatctcaaatattattacCTTGAAATTGattgtagtaatttttaactttGGGGTTGATAGGTTtgatattatgtttttatgaCAATATTCAACTTAGaacttgaatttttatttaaaaaattgttaattttcaattttacaagaaaaatgcagtttgtatataaaattgtaGCATGACCATAAAGATTGgttcatttcttttgtttatatagTTATGTTTCTATTTAAAGAAACCCAccaaatattagtaatttatttacttcaaTTTGGTTTCGTTTCCAATATTTCAGACCAATTTAGTCGCGTGACAATTTTCAGGGCACCTTTAAATCCATTATACATGGAACTAAAACAATCATCAACAATTTCCTATGTTTCACCGAATAGAACATAAGGAACATCATCTTCTTTCATGGCAGTGGCAGGAAAGGCCTTTGACAGCTTTATCAACTTCAACCTCACTTTGATCCTTTGTTGTAGATCCTGTGTCAGCATAACCAACACAAAGAATATATATCAAGATCATTCATCACAACTTTAACATCCAATATTTGTCAAGTATCTATACATACAAAGCATTCACTTTTATGTGATGGTATAACTCTATTCTGTCATTTTGGTGTTGTCGTCCCTTTCCTCTCCTGTTTATCAACTTCAATCTCCTTTTGATACTTTGGTGTTGATCCTGTGTCACCATAATCAACCAACACAAACAACACCAAGATCATTCATTGCAACTTAAACttcaaatatttgtaaaatatgtaCACATAGAAAGAATTCACATTTACCAGATGGTATAACTCGATTCCAAAATGGTAATTTTTGTGTTGCTGTCCCTTTCCTCTCCTGTTGTTCTAGGGCTAACTCAAGCTGCGCCACAACTCGAGTCATTGTGAGTCGTTTCTTCGGATCAAGATGCAAACTTCTTTTACAACCCCAACAAATGTCTTGAGGCAATCTTCCGAGATTTCGCCCTTCAAATTTGAGGTGGGATATCATGTCCTAAATGTTTGGCCAACCCAAAATCTGAAACCTTGGCTGTACAATTTTCATCCAGAAGGATGTTTGTATGCTTGACATCATGATGTATGATGGAACAACCAGAGTGAAGATAGTCCAAACCTCGGCCAGCTCCAATGCATATCTTAAGGCGTTCATTCCACGGGAGTGTTGACTGATTGTAGAGGTGATCAGCCAGCGTTCCCTTTGACATGTAGTCATAAACAAGAATCATCTCTCCCTCCTCATCGCAGGACCCAATCAGAGAGACTAGGTTACGATGGCGAAACTGAGTCAGTGTTTCAATCTCCACCGTGAATTCTGTCTGGCCTTGCCCATTCCCTTGACTCGGATTTGATACTAGCCACCGCTTTATGGCCACAGAAACTGACCCATTATCAATGAGGCCCTTGTAGACTTTCCCAAATCCATGCACCATTTCCGATCAAATGTTCGTCGCTGAAATCTCCTGTGGCTAACTGGATTTCGGCTAGGGAGAATAGACGGCAAAGTTGCTCAGCCATTGATGATGTCATATTTTGAGCTCAATTTGGTTGTCACGATATCAAGTAGTCGGAGCAAAACATAAGAATGTCAATGGCACGAAAAGCTAGTTGACTTTGCCAAATCATTAGTATTTCCAGAGAAATTACTCCAATCCGAGATTTAAAACAGCCAATtggaatatattaattaatttttttgtttcttaatctAAACAGAACAAGTGAAGAATAACTATGGACTTTTACCTAGTGCATTTTCAGCAATTATTTACCAAATCTATCATTTCTAATCACATATGCACCTCTTAAATATTCCATGGCTAACTGAATTTGATATTCTATGAGAACTTAACTACTGTATTGAGCACAATAACATTTCTACAAGAAGAAAACTTCAGGTGGCGTCTTTTTCAGCTCCCCTGctttttatgcataataagaTGCAATCAATCTCAGTCGATTTCAGCTCTGTGAGTGCTGTGATTTGGTTTTGCCAAAGCACCGCTCGAGATCTCGTACAACTTTACTCATCTTTGGATGATTATAAGCTTCATTTAGAAGGCACCGTTGAGAAATTCGAGCCATctgtttataaaataaatcagcAGAATCATGAAATCAAATGCAAGAGACTTATCagacaaacaaaatattttttaccttCTTAACAGCCTCGGGCTGGTATTCTCCTTTTAATCTACCATCCACAATCTTGTGTGCCTTGTCTGAATCCAGTAATGCTTCCTGTCATATTATTTAACAACATCAcacatgtattttttttttcgaaaattttaaaaactttattcTCACACATGTAATATAAACGACACTATAACATTCAGAAAGAAGTTGTTGTGCTGCATACCCATAACCCATGATGCTGCTCTGCTCGTCGTGTGTTATCACCTTGTAATATACTACTACCTGCTAAGAGCTCGAGGAGAATCTTACCAAAGTTGTAAACATCATTACCCACATAGAACCTTGCCAGCTACTTGGGGTGTTGAGTCCATAGAAAAGGATCTATTATCTTAGCAGTTCCATCATCACAAAGTAAAACATTCCTGGATCTAATGTTACCATGGAATAATCCCTTATCATGAATGTAGCATAATCCCCTTGCGACATCAAGAGAGATGTGGGTTCTTTGGGACCATGATAAAGCCGGATATGGGTATGAGCTTGGGCCTATGCCTCGATGTTCATGAAGTATGTCGTGTAGGGACCCCCTGGGAGCAAAATCATATGCCAAGACCATCTCAATGCCATACAAATTGTAAACATCTAGTTCGACCAAGTTCTCATGCTTCAGAGAAGAGAATGGTCTTGAAACCTACAAAACCATGTGTTAATAATAAACTTTTTTCATTCAGACAAGgcaatatataatatagcGATTCAAAACCTTTGCTATAAATTCATGCTTTGGCATGTAGTAGATCGTTTCAATTGATGCATCCATTCCATTTATCAGGACTCCTCTGAATCCATTAGAATAATCATAACGGCTCGGTGTTTCCCTGAACTCTGTTCCACCAATTAGAATGAAAGGGACATCTCCTTTCATGGCAGTGGCAGGGATGGCCTTTGGCAGCTTATCAACCTCAACCTCATTTCGATCCTTTTCTGTTGAACCTGTGTCACCATAACAACCACAAAGAATACCGGATCACTCATCACAACTTCAACATCCAGTATTTGTAAAG is a window from the Salvia hispanica cultivar TCC Black 2014 chromosome 1, UniMelb_Shisp_WGS_1.0, whole genome shotgun sequence genome containing:
- the LOC125192732 gene encoding receptor-like protein kinase ANXUR1; its protein translation is MKSSTSENLCRRFSLAELNLVTGDFSDENVIGKGGFGKVYKGFIDNKRTTAVAIKRRLASNPSLGQAEFAAEIETLSKFRHDNLVSLIGYCNDQGERILICTGAGRGLDYLHSDCSIIHGAVKPTNILLDEDFTVKVSDFGLTSVKGSFGYFDQSDFTTGFLTKGSDTYAFGIILLEVLSGRPAVEEKLAEDEVCMSIWAQENIRNGKADEIVASNLKGHISEDCLNTYVGVAESCLHPDPMKRLTMSRVVEQLESALEQQGRNGSASQMSQYCPSGLTPKDENEVEVDQLSKAFSATAMKEDYVPFILFGVTRDIDDDCFSLSYNVYAGILKNGEDATIERLHYISNREFERRAMDSKSLSSLEHENIVELVVYNLGGRQQVLTYDFAPRGSLHDILHLQQGTGSSTNLYPALTWSQ
- the LOC125192742 gene encoding receptor-like protein kinase ANXUR2; protein product: MVHGFGKVYKGLIDNGSVSVAIKRWLVSNPSQGNGQGQTEFTVEIETLTQFRHRNLVSLIGSCDEEGEMILVYDYMSKGTLADHLYNQSTLPWNERLKICIGAGRGLDYLHSGCSIIHHDVKHTNILLDENCTAKDLQQRIKVRLKLIKLSKAFPATAMKEDDVPYVLFGET